In Oreochromis niloticus isolate F11D_XX linkage group LG5, O_niloticus_UMD_NMBU, whole genome shotgun sequence, a single window of DNA contains:
- the tmem51b gene encoding transmembrane protein 51b, which produces MCSSQGICGNNGRSNRSSSSRSSGSGAHYALCALGVGLIALGIVMIVWTVIPGGDSGASPKPSSNSTGPNNNGGGNNSDATKTPTVAMVLVGVGAVMLILAIGLGLKSKKRAQDRRSEPVTTGVPFMTQIPEEPQPDPTTYNVPSYEEVVSSSEYPVRQSNLRQSTSHLPSYEDIIAAVENEGTEPANNTTDDTPVNDQPAAAEPPSEPAGLTSNPSMPTRSASRASRLLRPLRVRRIKSDKLHLKDFRLQIRTPTQNPVTIEPITPPPQYEDKMPEFK; this is translated from the exons ATGTGTTCCAGTCAGGGTATATGCGGTAACAACGGCCGTTCCAACAGATCCTCCAGCTCAAGGAGCTCTGGTTCAGGCGCCCACTATGCCCTGTGTGCCCTTGGAGTGGGCCTCATTGCCCTTGGCATTGTCATGATTGTTTGGACTGTGATACCTGGAGGGGATTCAGGTGCCTCTCCAAAACCATCAAGCAACTCCACAGGACCTAATAACAATGGTGGTGGTAATAATTCAGATGCCACCAAGACCCCTACAGTGGCCATGGTGCTTGTTGGAGTTGGGGCAGTGATGTTGATCTTGGCCATTGGCCTTGGTTTAAAGAGCAAGAAGAGAGCTCAGGATAGAAGGAGTGAGCCTGTGACCACAGGAGTCCCCTTCATGACTCAGATACCAGAGGAGCCTCAGCC CGACCCAACTACATATAACGTGCCAAGCTATGAGGAAGTCGTCAGCAGCAGTGAGTACCCTGTGCGTCAGAGTAACCTTCGGCAGAGCACCTCTCACCTGCCGTCCTACGAGGACATCATAGCTGCGGTGGAAAACGAGGGAACAGAGCCCGCTAACAACACGACTGACGACACCCCTGTTAATGATCAACCTGCAGCCGCCGAGCCTCCATCTGAACCCGCTGGCCTTACATCTAACCCCAGTATGCCAACCCGCAGTGCTAGTCGGGCCAGCCGTTTGCTCCGGCCCCTCCGAGTGAGAAGAATCAAATCTGACAAACTGCACCTGAAGGACTTCCGCCTTCAAATCCGCACCCCCACACAGAACCCAGTAACCATTGAACCCATCACTCCTCCTCCACAGTATGAAGATAAGATGCCTGAATTTAAGTAG